TATGTTTGTATCCAGCGTTAATACTGCTGACCATGCCCAAGTCAGTGGGAACTGTGCTTTGGCTGTAACTATCAGATCCCCAACACTGAGCCGTTCCATCCGTTTTGATTGCACAAGTGTGACTCCTACCAGCACTGATGCTATTAACTGTACCAAGATCAGCTGGGATATTGCTTTGGCCAGAAGAATCACTCCCCCAGCACTTAACAGTCCCATCAGTTTTAATTCCACAGGTGTGCCCATTCCCCGATTCACCATCAAATGCTCCTCCAGCCACAATTGTTGATACACTTCCTAGGTCGGTGGGAACAGTGCTTTGGTCAGAAGAATCACTCCCCCAGCACTTAACAGTCCCATCAGTTTTAATTCCACAGGTGTGATTTTGCCCAGCACTAATCCGCTGACCAGTGACTGCACTTTCTGGTTCAACCGTTGGGGTTGTAGATCTCCCACCTGTGGGAGCAGATGTTGTCCCTCCACCACCAGAATCTGTTGTAGTTTGTTCACCTTCCAGCATGGCACAACCGAAGGAAAGGGTAGCGGTGATGATGATCGCAAGTAAGGTTTTCATAACAGTATCTCTGTTTGCTGGGTTGGATTACCTTGCTCACATTTGCCTATAGAACAAGGTTTGAATCATTAAAATGTTTCAAATTTGAAACACGATGATCAAACTATAAGTTAACCCATCAAAGTTGGAGAGGACGACTGGGGGAGGAACTGGTGTGTAGAAATTACTTGGAGGTATATAAAGATATTAAATTACTGATATATAATGTTTAATTTAATTCAATGTTTTCTTAGTGTGTGGTGAATATTTTTGTTGTTTAGGCTCTTGAAGATAGGCTCAATTGGTCGGGTAAGTTGTACGAGAAGAGATATTCATCAAAATATAAGTACCTGATGAATGCAGGTAAGGGTGGTGAAGAAAGCACGAACCACAAGAACCGTCCCTGCTCCACCCGCATCATCTGATACGTATCTAAACCAGTTCGGTCTCGGGACTGGCTCAATCCAAGTATCCCCGGCTGTAACTGCTTGGTTCTAGGTTGTCTGTTGCAAGGATAAATTCAACGTGTGTGAAAATCGCTTAGGGGAGGTAAGAAATGAATGGGTAGGGGTATTTGGTCCTGTACCCCTTTCACTGGAATGGATGTGTTTTGATGAAACTTCCGGAGAAACTAGAGGCTCTTGATCAGGCTTTGGTAATTAACAGAAGAAACCTTTCAAGTTGGGGATATTGAGATCCCTCATTTGCATCTGACGTAGTATGTCTCGGTCTTGGCTGAGTGATCTAAGTCAAAATCCAGCACTTCAGTTATGAAGGGTTCACAAATGTTGGTAACTTCATCTTCACAGGAAGTGCTCTCAAATCTGGAATTTACCAAAATCTGGGTTTGTTTATTTTCACTTGAGGAACAAACCAAAATTCTACCTAAAGAACCATCTCTAAAAATATGATTTTGGACCACATTCCCTTCTTGGGTTTTGTGTGAATCAGCAACTTCATGAGTTCTAGTACAACTAGCAACCACCCCAAACGAAAATAGTAATATAAGCTTAATTTCAAGTTTGTTAAGCATATCGATAGATCAGATAGTTATTCACGCTGAAGAGTTGATTGGAAAAACTACAAAGAATCCAATGAACAATGAATGGGTATAATGAGATTTATCAAGAAGTTGGGCAATTCCCACTGAATGATTTCTTGGTCTCGTGTGATTTCAATTAATTCCTTTGTGTCCGATTCTCTCCACATATTTTTTAAATATCTGATGAATACAGGCACCACTTCTGGTGATAAAGGCAACAGCACAACGAAAATAGATGCATTCCTCCAAGTTCTCTGAAACGAACTTCAGTATCTTCCGACCCCGGTTGCTATCATTTAGAACTAACTAAGGTTGAAAATAGGTTGATGCTTCAGGGTTATGCTCGATGAGTCCTGAATACACCCCCTCGATTACTTCGTCAGTAGAATTCATGCTGATATCTATTCTCAAGGATGTCCAAAATAGGTTTGTCTGCCTCTATCCAATCTAGGTTTCTAGCCTCATCAAGTGACCCGTGAAAGTAGCTGATATGTTCTTTCAGTAGTCCTGTGAAGCTTTCCAGATGAACTAGATAGCAGTGCATCCTGATTGAAAAGTCTTGGTATTCATGTTCTACGGTTGTTATCCATTCACCTACCTTGATGTCTAGATCCAACTCTTCCCTCAATTCCCTGATCAGACTGTCCTCTCTGGGTTCATCCTTTCTCACCTTCCCACCGGGAAACTCAAACTTGTTCGCGACATAACAGTACCTCGAATCACCCCGTTGAAAGGCGAGTAGGCGATTCTC
The sequence above is drawn from the SAR324 cluster bacterium genome and encodes:
- a CDS encoding (deoxy)nucleoside triphosphate pyrophosphohydrolase, with the protein product MIEVVAAVIVFENRLLAFQRGDSRYCYVANKFEFPGGKVRKDEPREDSLIRELREELDLDIKVGEWITTVEHEYQDFSIRMHCYLVHLESFTGLLKEHISYFHGSLDEARNLDWIEADKPILDILENRYQHEFY